In a single window of the Anaerocolumna cellulosilytica genome:
- a CDS encoding bifunctional 3-deoxy-7-phosphoheptulonate synthase/chorismate mutase produces the protein MNNKQMIREILGINSPIMIAGPCAVENFDMMEKITDTLVRKGIRAIRAGAFKPRTSPEDFQGLGIEGLKILNQIRKKYNVKIVSEIVDAKYIDIMYENIDVFQVGTRNMYNYELLKELGKTNIPVILKRGMCAKIDEFISAANYILQGGNKNIILCERGIRSFDQSTRNVLDLSCIAIIKSETKFPIIADISHSLGRKDIYLPVAKAVLAAGADGIMVEVHNNPEKALSDSKQQLSLKEFEKFYNELFSSANDADGYL, from the coding sequence ATGAATAATAAGCAAATGATTCGTGAAATATTGGGTATTAATTCCCCAATCATGATAGCTGGTCCTTGTGCAGTAGAAAACTTTGATATGATGGAAAAAATTACAGATACTTTGGTTAGAAAAGGAATTAGAGCAATCAGAGCAGGTGCATTTAAACCACGGACATCTCCTGAAGATTTTCAGGGATTGGGTATAGAAGGTTTAAAAATTCTCAATCAAATTCGAAAGAAGTACAATGTAAAAATAGTTTCAGAAATCGTAGATGCAAAATATATTGATATCATGTACGAAAACATCGATGTTTTTCAAGTGGGTACAAGAAATATGTACAATTACGAGCTTTTAAAGGAATTGGGAAAAACCAACATTCCAGTTATTCTAAAAAGAGGTATGTGTGCCAAGATTGATGAATTTATAAGTGCTGCAAATTATATATTACAGGGTGGAAATAAAAATATAATATTATGCGAAAGGGGTATACGTTCTTTTGATCAAAGTACTCGTAATGTATTAGATTTATCTTGTATAGCAATTATTAAAAGTGAAACAAAATTCCCAATTATTGCAGATATCAGCCATTCATTAGGAAGAAAAGATATTTATCTGCCTGTCGCTAAGGCTGTACTTGCAGCCGGTGCGGATGGAATTATGGTTGAGGTACATAATAATCCAGAAAAGGCTTTATCTGATTCAAAACAACAGTTGAGTTTAAAGGAATTTGAAAAATTCTATAATGAGTTATTTAGTTCAGCTAATGATGCTGACGGATATCTGTGA
- a CDS encoding non-ribosomal peptide synthetase produces MNVHPLSNAQKRIWFTQKKYENSSLFNIGGMVKINGNVDVLALKQAISNTILHNPALKLRLIEKNNEIYQYISSETGIVDFIDFSCEKEEEKAFMEWYDEQAKTPFKMINCPLYYFSIFKISDNKTGYFIKLHHIIADGWSIQLLTDQITNEYENVIMKHCENDERNTYFIEEKPSYINFVYNEESQSKHMDKAKKYWNEMYSKMPELSSVPCTNLNGQRMSFIPDDSMQVKIEQYIKKQKISLNTFLIFIYILYSYKKSGTKDIIIGMPLLGRKGKVERQTFGTFTNTMPYRYVIDKKEKLVDILKNISIDLKNNLRYQNYPYNLLHSELRLAENGIGSLYNICVNYYNTDINTTFGGFKVENKEFYNGQQEYALQIIIRHWNNIKLQLDFDFQTDLFSEKQIKDMYQQFIILMNQVILNDSNKVGDLFLIDDEDKVKIIDTLNQTGKVYPKDKTWFAFFHKIVHQKPDNIAISQRKESITYQELDRFSNRIANTMILAGVKKGDVVAVLPEYDIQSIAIIVAIMKCGGVYLPIDIHFPIGRVNEILHNSDADFLIAKENHSNFRGRFFSYRELLSDSSNNETINCCEASDIAYIIYTSGSTGTPKGVMITHSNFMNYLCWAKESYIKLDKEIFALYSSFSFDFTMTSIFLPLISGNEIRIYNNMKEDNIFKEIIEENKATILKLTPSHITLIQDIKIMDSSIHTFIVGGENLKTIVCEQLSCRFNNKVNIYNEYGPTETTIGCMIYLYDKDKSESIPIGKPIANTTIYILDQDMKPVPNNTLGEIYIGGAGVSKGYYRSSKETCKRFLQSPYRKDEIIYKTGDRAYRDDTGNIIFSGRLDNEIKMRGNRINISEIEQKILLSNIVKDVFVKTFQNKNDTLQLCAYIIPNDLFDIHKLCDYLKEHLPSYMIPYYFSTLDKFPLTFNGKINVNKLPEPLMPLKKLNINKSIKAHEILLNVVKDIVNENSTLEDNFYALGGDSIKAIQLSSRLSEQGYELTVQDILSYPDLYDMAYYIKAKTKIRYEQGTCSGNIIKTPIISWFFDQKFEKEGHYNQSILLELFQVIPLETLDKVFLELIRHHDILRLNYDKEMKGLYYNNEHLNTVSFINVINLEGESVNHILDVINTNISYNFDLKNNLLIKPYLLKSSKRCYLYITVHHLVIDGVSWRILLEDFTTLLKQVTNEQTLLLPEKTISYDQYAEKYCDWASKKNIDINFWNSILRIENCLVRNSNGHTTCAETVKTEIQLNQEMTENLLGCANEPYHTKPNELLLIALVQAVNQVFSSNELVLELESHGRDIMEGVNTNRTIGWFTNMYPIRLNIQAADLQVQIKSLKEQIREGVRKGYEYGILKYLQKQDLPGKRMICFNYLGEYKEKQNDYFTLKQLLFDCNMSEKNQIPYLIDVNAVVVDKRTIISIKFDKNKFDCSQIEKFNQCFEKELKKIVEHCVGLKESIFTPTDFDLVDLTQEELDYLLQMKADE; encoded by the coding sequence ATGAATGTTCATCCACTATCTAATGCACAAAAAAGAATATGGTTTACCCAAAAAAAATATGAGAACTCATCTTTATTCAATATCGGTGGCATGGTGAAAATAAATGGAAATGTTGATGTTCTTGCATTAAAACAAGCCATTTCTAATACAATCTTACATAATCCAGCTCTAAAACTAAGGCTTATTGAAAAAAATAATGAGATTTATCAATATATATCTTCGGAAACAGGTATTGTTGATTTTATTGATTTCTCTTGTGAAAAAGAAGAAGAAAAAGCTTTTATGGAATGGTATGATGAGCAAGCTAAGACCCCTTTTAAAATGATTAATTGTCCCTTATATTATTTTTCAATCTTTAAAATTTCTGACAATAAAACGGGTTATTTTATTAAACTTCATCATATTATAGCGGACGGTTGGTCTATTCAATTGCTAACAGATCAAATCACAAATGAATACGAAAATGTTATTATGAAACATTGTGAGAATGATGAAAGAAATACATATTTCATAGAAGAAAAACCCTCTTACATCAATTTCGTATACAATGAAGAATCCCAGTCAAAGCATATGGATAAGGCAAAAAAATATTGGAATGAGATGTACTCTAAGATGCCGGAGTTATCCTCAGTTCCATGTACAAACTTAAATGGTCAGAGAATGTCTTTTATTCCAGACGATTCTATGCAAGTAAAAATAGAACAATACATAAAGAAGCAAAAAATATCACTTAATACCTTTCTTATTTTTATTTATATCCTATACAGCTACAAGAAATCAGGAACCAAAGATATCATAATAGGTATGCCTTTGCTCGGAAGAAAAGGAAAGGTAGAAAGGCAAACCTTTGGAACATTTACAAATACTATGCCATACCGATATGTCATTGATAAAAAAGAGAAGTTGGTTGATATACTAAAAAACATATCTATAGATTTAAAAAATAATTTGCGTTATCAAAACTATCCCTATAATTTATTACATAGTGAATTACGGTTAGCTGAAAATGGAATAGGAAGTTTATATAATATATGTGTTAATTACTATAATACAGATATTAATACCACTTTTGGAGGATTCAAGGTAGAAAATAAGGAGTTTTATAACGGACAACAAGAATATGCGCTTCAAATCATTATTAGGCACTGGAATAATATTAAACTACAACTTGACTTTGATTTCCAGACCGACTTATTTTCGGAGAAGCAAATAAAGGATATGTACCAACAATTTATTATTTTGATGAATCAAGTAATTCTTAATGATAGCAATAAGGTTGGCGATTTGTTTCTAATAGATGATGAAGATAAGGTAAAAATTATAGATACCTTAAATCAAACGGGAAAGGTCTACCCAAAAGATAAAACATGGTTCGCTTTTTTTCATAAAATAGTGCACCAAAAACCAGACAATATTGCTATCTCCCAAAGAAAGGAGTCTATTACCTATCAAGAACTTGACCGCTTTTCGAATAGAATAGCCAATACTATGATTCTTGCTGGAGTAAAAAAGGGGGATGTAGTGGCAGTTCTTCCTGAATATGATATTCAAAGTATAGCAATAATTGTTGCAATTATGAAGTGTGGAGGCGTATACCTCCCAATAGACATTCATTTTCCAATTGGTAGAGTCAATGAGATATTGCATAATTCAGACGCAGATTTTTTAATTGCTAAAGAAAATCATAGTAATTTCAGAGGCAGATTTTTTTCCTATAGAGAGTTATTATCTGACTCTAGCAATAATGAAACCATAAACTGCTGTGAAGCATCGGACATCGCATATATCATATATACATCCGGTTCAACGGGTACGCCGAAAGGGGTAATGATTACTCACAGTAATTTTATGAATTATTTGTGTTGGGCAAAAGAAAGCTACATAAAACTAGATAAAGAGATATTCGCACTTTATTCTTCCTTTTCTTTTGATTTTACTATGACTTCTATCTTTTTACCATTGATTAGCGGTAATGAGATTCGGATTTACAATAATATGAAGGAAGATAATATTTTTAAGGAAATTATAGAAGAAAACAAAGCTACAATCTTAAAATTAACACCATCGCATATAACACTAATTCAAGATATAAAAATAATGGATTCTAGTATTCATACATTTATTGTAGGTGGAGAAAATCTTAAAACCATTGTATGCGAGCAGTTATCTTGCAGGTTTAATAATAAGGTGAACATATACAACGAATACGGTCCTACTGAAACGACCATCGGATGTATGATTTATCTTTATGACAAAGATAAATCAGAATCCATTCCTATTGGAAAACCAATTGCTAATACAACTATCTATATACTTGATCAAGACATGAAACCGGTACCAAACAACACATTAGGAGAAATTTACATTGGCGGGGCTGGTGTTTCTAAGGGATATTATCGTTCAAGTAAAGAAACCTGTAAACGATTTCTCCAAAGTCCTTATAGGAAAGATGAAATTATATATAAAACTGGAGACAGAGCATACCGTGATGATACCGGTAATATTATTTTTTCCGGAAGATTGGATAATGAAATAAAAATGCGTGGTAATCGGATTAATATTTCTGAGATTGAGCAGAAAATCTTATTAAGCAACATAGTGAAGGATGTTTTTGTTAAAACATTTCAAAATAAAAATGATACTTTACAGTTATGTGCTTATATTATACCAAATGATTTATTTGACATCCACAAACTGTGCGATTATTTGAAAGAACACCTTCCAAGTTATATGATACCTTATTATTTTTCAACGCTAGATAAGTTTCCACTTACATTTAACGGGAAAATAAATGTAAATAAGCTGCCGGAACCATTAATGCCATTAAAAAAATTAAATATAAATAAAAGTATAAAGGCACATGAAATATTATTGAATGTGGTAAAAGATATTGTTAATGAAAATAGCACATTAGAAGATAACTTTTACGCCCTTGGGGGAGATTCAATAAAAGCAATACAATTATCTTCCCGTCTAAGTGAACAAGGATATGAGTTGACAGTTCAGGATATTCTTTCCTATCCAGATTTATATGATATGGCTTATTATATAAAGGCCAAAACTAAAATAAGATACGAACAAGGAACTTGCAGCGGGAATATTATAAAAACACCAATAATTTCATGGTTTTTTGATCAGAAATTTGAAAAAGAAGGACATTATAATCAATCTATTTTATTAGAACTTTTTCAAGTTATACCCTTAGAAACACTCGATAAAGTTTTTTTAGAATTGATAAGGCATCATGACATACTTCGTCTAAATTATGATAAGGAAATGAAAGGTTTATATTATAATAATGAACATTTAAATACCGTTTCTTTTATCAATGTTATAAATTTAGAGGGGGAAAGTGTTAATCATATATTAGATGTAATTAATACAAATATAAGTTATAATTTCGATTTGAAAAACAATCTGCTCATTAAACCCTATTTATTAAAGTCATCAAAAAGATGTTACTTGTATATTACAGTGCATCATCTAGTAATTGATGGTGTATCTTGGAGAATTTTATTAGAAGATTTTACTACCTTATTAAAACAGGTAACAAATGAACAGACACTTTTACTGCCGGAAAAAACAATCTCATATGATCAATATGCAGAAAAATACTGTGATTGGGCTTCAAAGAAAAATATAGATATTAATTTTTGGAATTCTATATTACGTATTGAGAACTGTCTAGTTAGAAATAGCAATGGCCATACTACTTGTGCAGAAACAGTAAAAACAGAAATTCAATTAAATCAAGAGATGACAGAGAATTTACTTGGTTGTGCAAATGAGCCCTATCATACAAAACCGAATGAGCTTTTATTAATTGCTCTGGTACAAGCAGTAAATCAAGTCTTTTCAAGTAATGAACTTGTGCTGGAGTTAGAAAGTCATGGCCGAGATATAATGGAAGGTGTAAATACAAATCGCACAATTGGCTGGTTTACAAATATGTATCCTATACGGTTGAATATACAGGCGGCGGATTTACAAGTACAAATTAAATCATTAAAGGAACAGATAAGAGAAGGTGTAAGAAAAGGATATGAATATGGTATTTTGAAATATCTTCAAAAACAGGATTTGCCAGGAAAAAGGATGATATGTTTTAATTACCTAGGTGAATATAAAGAAAAACAAAATGATTATTTTACATTAAAGCAGTTACTGTTTGATTGTAATATGTCAGAAAAAAACCAAATACCATACCTGATTGATGTGAATGCAGTTGTGGTGGACAAAAGAACTATTATTTCTATTAAATTTGATAAAAACAAGTTTGATTGCAGTCAGATTGAAAAATTTAATCAATGCTTTGAGAAGGAGTTAAAAAAGATAGTAGAGCATTGTGTTGGCCTGAAGGAGAGTATTTTCACACCAACAGATTTTGATTTGGTAGATTTGACACAGGAGGAACTAGATTACTTACTTCAAATGAAGGCAGATGAGTGA
- a CDS encoding BtrH N-terminal domain-containing protein, whose amino-acid sequence MKRCELKNLTKTMEQMQPFNDFFYRDCFYNSLFSIINYGKGDTSNILANEIQLYDYVPANILEVGIVTISVEPMNKILENMNIFYDWSEQKADPYEIYDALDHDMPVIIMVDCFEESIREEYYHKEHLDHNLLIYGYDLEQKIFYIIEHSKKNRLDYKKKTIPIDVVLKASNAYIYHYQNEKQDAAIFYKFYQKQSKDGIKKNASTMFCENYLKYEVIIRMQFIKLDNIKDTLCKFIYNRKKLSECIDTITDEITNIINAKKIEQRKYKLFLNHTGVNQLIESILNGWIAIRLYLMSYQYGGTEIDRKLDEAAKRINEIVLEEKRLIRLVFFLLYK is encoded by the coding sequence ATGAAAAGATGTGAATTGAAAAACCTAACAAAGACAATGGAACAGATGCAGCCATTCAATGATTTTTTTTATCGGGATTGTTTTTATAACTCTTTATTCTCCATTATCAATTATGGGAAAGGAGATACCTCCAATATACTTGCAAATGAAATCCAACTGTATGACTATGTACCAGCGAATATATTGGAGGTAGGCATCGTCACGATATCGGTTGAACCGATGAACAAAATACTAGAGAATATGAATATATTCTACGATTGGAGTGAACAAAAAGCAGATCCATATGAAATATATGATGCGCTAGATCATGATATGCCGGTTATTATTATGGTAGATTGTTTTGAGGAATCCATACGGGAAGAGTATTATCATAAAGAGCATTTGGATCATAATCTGTTAATATATGGCTATGATTTGGAGCAAAAAATCTTTTATATTATTGAACATAGTAAAAAGAATCGCTTAGATTATAAAAAGAAAACAATTCCAATAGATGTTGTACTAAAAGCATCCAATGCGTATATTTACCATTATCAGAATGAGAAACAGGATGCTGCCATTTTTTATAAATTCTATCAAAAACAATCAAAGGATGGAATCAAAAAAAATGCGTCTACAATGTTCTGTGAGAATTATTTAAAGTATGAAGTTATTATTAGGATGCAATTTATAAAACTTGACAATATCAAGGATACATTATGCAAATTCATTTACAATAGGAAGAAGCTGTCAGAGTGTATTGATACAATAACAGATGAGATAACGAATATTATAAATGCTAAAAAGATAGAGCAAAGAAAATATAAACTTTTTTTGAATCATACAGGGGTAAATCAGTTAATAGAAAGCATTCTAAATGGTTGGATAGCTATAAGACTCTATTTGATGAGTTACCAATATGGTGGGACTGAGATTGATAGAAAACTCGATGAGGCTGCAAAGCGTATAAATGAAATAGTGTTAGAAGAAAAAAGACTGATTAGATTAGTCTTTTTTCTTTTATATAAATAA
- a CDS encoding cyclic peptide export ABC transporter, producing MKKLLILLILITLLIPSSNVLAEDTEIGVTEYMNDLDSLVQKALNKSDTPGASIAIVTKDGIQFKTYGYADIADGIKVSEDTLFELGSMSKAFTALGILYLEQEGSLNLTDNIKEYIPWLTLNFVGDYKGQKIAGEVPVTIENVLYQTTGIPFQTIGNIPEGTSEDMLEKTIRTLDGINLDFYPGTKYSYATINYDILGLIIQKISGQSYESFVTEKILNPLGLNHTYLDKEQASQTGKFAKGYKTEFFSAREYAAPTYRGNTPAGYAISSANDMARWLGIQMGLIEIPETYKELIQKSHIGDNTVASSGEFYYAPGWSVHIRGESIVHGGSNPNYSSLIEINNEKNIGICILTNQNSNAANYVSENFFNILYQRDITKYKPDTYQYLDLIFSILCIGSLIFVVFFFILLVIAIKDIIKKIRIREKLRKAKVAGLLLAIPIMIFFGYCIYYLPNILLSRLPWKTVNIWGSRSVMYGSVATFFAGIIFFIYVLVTFNYPKKNEKNYFALIPLSILNGLTSALIIFTINESFNRNLEYSKELLIYFIFSLIFFVYTIKLVQGRLIVITNEMMYEKRMNMINKILSSSFQTIESVGVERIYSGLNNDIGAISKIPNIVVSFASNFLTVIFCIAYLLSNSFAAFVASISIIVLNFCVSIITSRIATKFWEQNRDIQDIYFGQMHDLVYGFKELVLSKLRKADFRSDMEEYSKKSRDLSTQADIKFLNFSIYNTLMFNIIFGIVVFVFPLFIIGIQVNDLRETLFMVFYLLGPFRVMMGFIPAITQVRINYNRINNLISDLENVSSKECKKITTVNLDKKKINIKFDNAFYSYIVKNEDTNEEGVEFTLGPVNMEMNTGEIIYITGGNGSGKSTLGRLLSGLYAPQSGSVKLNGEMCNRLDLNECFSAVFSDFHLFKKLYGVDISSNKHEIDELLKMMMLDKKVEMNEYGEFKSLNLSTGQKKRLAYIVCCLEDKPFMLFDEWAAEQDPEFRHYFYTELLPLLKQKGKGIIIITHDDRYFNLADKMIKLERGEIIENECSSTI from the coding sequence TTGAAAAAATTACTGATATTGTTGATTTTGATTACTTTGTTAATACCATCATCGAATGTTCTTGCAGAAGATACAGAAATAGGTGTAACCGAATATATGAATGATTTAGACAGCCTAGTACAGAAAGCACTTAATAAGTCAGATACACCTGGAGCGTCCATCGCCATTGTTACAAAAGATGGAATTCAATTCAAAACATATGGTTATGCGGATATAGCTGATGGGATAAAGGTTTCCGAAGATACTTTATTTGAACTTGGTTCAATGAGTAAAGCGTTTACCGCATTAGGAATTTTATACTTAGAACAGGAGGGAAGCCTAAATTTAACTGACAATATAAAAGAGTATATCCCATGGCTTACGCTTAATTTTGTAGGTGACTATAAAGGGCAGAAAATTGCTGGTGAAGTACCGGTAACAATTGAAAATGTGTTATATCAGACAACCGGGATTCCATTTCAAACAATCGGAAATATACCGGAAGGAACCTCGGAGGATATGCTTGAAAAAACCATTCGTACACTAGATGGGATAAACCTTGATTTTTATCCTGGTACAAAATATTCCTATGCTACAATTAATTATGATATATTAGGGTTGATTATTCAAAAGATTTCCGGTCAAAGTTATGAAAGTTTTGTTACTGAAAAAATATTAAATCCTTTAGGCTTAAATCATACTTATTTAGATAAAGAACAGGCGTCCCAAACTGGAAAATTCGCTAAGGGTTATAAAACAGAATTTTTTAGCGCAAGGGAATACGCTGCTCCTACATACAGAGGAAATACACCAGCAGGGTATGCCATCTCATCAGCAAATGATATGGCACGTTGGCTTGGTATTCAGATGGGGCTGATAGAGATACCAGAAACATATAAGGAACTCATACAAAAATCACATATTGGTGATAATACAGTAGCTTCATCAGGAGAGTTTTATTATGCTCCAGGATGGAGTGTACATATTAGAGGTGAATCCATAGTACATGGTGGTTCTAATCCAAATTATTCTTCGTTGATCGAAATTAACAATGAAAAAAATATTGGTATATGTATATTAACGAACCAAAATTCGAATGCTGCAAATTATGTGTCTGAAAATTTCTTCAATATATTATATCAACGAGATATTACAAAATATAAACCGGATACTTATCAATATTTGGATTTGATTTTTTCAATCCTCTGTATAGGTTCTCTGATTTTTGTAGTATTTTTTTTCATTTTATTAGTAATAGCTATTAAAGATATTATCAAAAAAATAAGGATTAGAGAAAAATTAAGAAAAGCAAAGGTGGCAGGATTACTGCTTGCCATACCAATCATGATTTTCTTTGGTTACTGCATTTATTATCTTCCTAATATACTGTTATCAAGATTGCCGTGGAAGACAGTAAATATATGGGGTTCTAGAAGTGTTATGTATGGTAGCGTAGCCACATTTTTTGCAGGAATAATATTTTTTATCTATGTATTAGTAACCTTTAATTACCCTAAAAAGAATGAAAAAAATTATTTTGCATTAATTCCATTATCAATTCTGAATGGTTTGACTAGCGCATTAATTATATTTACGATTAACGAATCTTTTAATAGGAATCTTGAGTATTCAAAAGAATTATTAATCTATTTTATTTTTTCCCTTATATTTTTTGTTTATACAATCAAGCTGGTACAAGGTAGATTGATTGTTATTACAAATGAAATGATGTATGAGAAACGGATGAATATGATAAATAAAATATTAAGCTCATCTTTTCAGACAATTGAAAGTGTAGGAGTTGAAAGAATTTATTCAGGATTGAATAATGATATAGGTGCCATATCTAAGATTCCGAATATTGTCGTAAGCTTTGCATCGAATTTCTTGACGGTTATATTTTGCATTGCGTACCTTTTATCAAATAGTTTTGCAGCATTTGTTGCTTCAATTAGTATTATTGTACTAAATTTTTGTGTCAGCATTATAACAAGCCGCATTGCAACTAAATTTTGGGAACAGAATAGAGATATTCAAGATATTTACTTTGGGCAAATGCACGATTTAGTCTATGGATTTAAAGAATTAGTTTTGAGTAAATTAAGAAAAGCAGATTTTAGAAGTGATATGGAAGAGTATTCAAAAAAATCAAGAGACTTATCCACACAGGCAGACATAAAGTTTTTAAATTTTAGTATATATAACACTCTTATGTTTAATATTATTTTTGGTATTGTTGTTTTTGTTTTCCCATTATTTATTATTGGGATTCAAGTGAATGATTTACGTGAAACCTTGTTTATGGTATTTTACTTGCTTGGGCCATTTCGTGTTATGATGGGCTTTATTCCGGCAATTACACAAGTTCGAATTAATTATAATAGAATTAATAACTTGATTTCTGATTTAGAAAATGTATCTTCAAAGGAATGTAAGAAAATAACAACAGTAAATTTAGACAAAAAGAAAATAAATATAAAATTTGACAATGCTTTTTATAGTTATATAGTGAAAAATGAAGATACGAATGAGGAAGGTGTGGAATTTACCTTAGGGCCTGTTAATATGGAAATGAATACTGGAGAGATCATTTATATTACAGGTGGAAACGGAAGCGGTAAATCAACATTAGGAAGGCTTTTAAGTGGTTTATATGCACCACAAAGTGGAAGTGTCAAACTAAATGGTGAAATGTGCAATAGGTTGGATTTGAATGAATGTTTTTCTGCTGTTTTTAGTGATTTTCATTTGTTTAAAAAACTTTATGGAGTGGATATTTCATCAAACAAACATGAAATAGATGAATTACTTAAAATGATGATGTTAGATAAGAAAGTAGAAATGAATGAATACGGTGAATTTAAATCACTAAATTTATCAACAGGTCAGAAAAAAAGACTTGCCTATATTGTTTGCTGCCTTGAGGACAAACCGTTTATGCTCTTTGATGAGTGGGCGGCAGAACAAGATCCTGAATTCAGACATTACTTTTATACGGAATTATTGCCATTATTAAAGCAGAAAGGAAAGGGCATTATTATAATTACACATGACGACCGTTATTTTAATCTGGCAGATAAGATGATTAAATTGGAACGAGGGGAGATCATAGAAAATGAATGTTCATCCACTATCTAA